CGCCTTCGCGCCATTCTTCTGCAGGCAGTTAAGAAGTCTTGTCGTATACGGTCCCGGTCCGTCGTCAAAGGTGAGCGCCACCATCTTCTTATTGGGGTTGACCTCCATCTTTACCTTCACGGTCGGGTCGTAGACGCCATTCGACTTAAAATAATAGCCCTTGTTTCCAATATACTGCGTGCCCGTCACCCGCACGCCGTCCCCGTCCACATAATACTTGTTTTTTCCGACAATCACCCAGCAGGAGGACAGCATCTTTCCATCCTGTCCCACATAGCGGTATTTGCCGTCGCTCTTCACCCAGGTAGCCGTGCGCATCCTGCCGTCTATCTTGCTGAAATAATACTTCGACTTTCCGATGGACACCCAGCCCTTTTTCATAGATGCGTCCGTCGGGCTGAAGTAATACCGGGCATCCCCGATTTTCTGCAGCTTTTTCAGCGCTACGCCGTTCGGCTTCATGTAATACTTTTTGCCGCTCACCGTCAGCCAGCCCGTCTGCATCACACCGTTTTTATCCATGTAATACAGCTTCCCGCGGTATTTCACCCAGCCGCTTACACGATAGCCGCTGCCGTTTACATAATAAACCTTTCCGTCCACGCTGATCCATTTGTTTTTCACAGCTTTGCCGCTGGACGCCAGGCGGAACTTATAACCGCCCGTTCTTTTCACCCATTTTCCCTGCGGCTTTACCGCCTTCCTCACATCCACAAGCTCCGTTTTCACCGCATTCGTCGTTTTTGCCTGCGCCAGAGCCGCCGGTGCGACAAGCGCCAGCACCAGCACGCAAAGGCTTAGAAATAATCTCTTTCGTGTTTTCATACTCTCTCCCTCTGCTCCCGTCAACCCGTTTATTCACTTTTCCCACGCAGCTAACCAAATGCGCGTACTGTCATTTCCCTGCCATCTGACTGCCGCCACAAAACCACTTTTCCCGCGCAGCTAATCATATGTGCATACTGTCATTTCCCTGCCATCTGACTGCCGCCACAAAACCACTTTTCCCGCGCAGCTAATCATATGTGCATACTGCCATTTCCCTGCCATCTGATTGCCGCCACAAAACCACTTTTCCCACGTATCCGTTATTCATGCGGGCTGCTATCAGACTATCTTTCTTGCGCAGCCGATGGCAATCGGACCATATCCGATATGACACGCAACGCTCAGTGAGAGCGGGTCCATATGAATGTCCATTCCCGGAAAGCTCTCCTTAATCTCTGCCAGCCATTCCTGCGCTTCCTCCTCGTTTCCGCCGTATGCCGCCGCCAGCGCGATTTCTCCGTTCGCCACCTCTTTTGCGAAGCGCGTCTCAAAATCCTTATGCATTGCATCCAGCATAATCCGCTTTGCCCTCTGCTTGCCGCGCGCCTTGGAAAAAGCGTCCAGCTTTTCCCCCTGAATCTGCAGCACCGGCTTCAGATTCAAAATAGTGCCCAGAGCTGCTGCCGCCGGAGTAATTCTGCCGCCCTTTTTCAGATATTTCAGAGTCTCCAGCGTAATATAAATACTCGCCTCCAGCTTCATTTTTTCCAGTGTTTCCTTAATCTCCGCCGCGCTCTTTCCGCGCTCGATAAGCAGCAGGGCGTCCTTCACCGACTGACGCTGCGTAATGGAAATCCTCTGATTATCCACCACATACACCTTTCCCTCGTAATCGCGTGCAAGCGCCTGCGCAGATTCGCAGGACGCGGAAAGCCCGCTGGACATCGGGATATGCACCAGCGTTTCATATTCTGTCAGAACCCTGTCCCACAGCTCCCGGACACTGGTCGGGGACGGCTGTGAAGTATTGATATTGGCGTCTCCCTTCAGGCGCTCGTAAAATTCCTCCTGGGTGAGCGTAATACCCTCCAGGTACAGCTCATCGTTAATAAAAAACGGCATCGGCAGCACAAAAATGCCCATCTGCTCCGCTTCCTTCTGTGTAATACCACTGTTGCTGTCTGTAACTACCGCTATTCTCTTCATTTTTCCTTCCTCTCCATATATTTTCCGGACAGCTTTCCTCTTTCCCTTTTTCCGCTGTCCTCTTCCTGTAAAAACGTCCCGTATTTATTCATGACGTTTCTTCTAGTTTAATGCAATTTCTTTAGGAATACAAGAGGGCTGACACTATATTTTGTGCCAGCCCCGTCTTCGTGTACTGTTCACCCTGTTCACAGTAACTTATTTTTCATCATATGCATCTGTTACGCCATGCCATCGCCTGTCACAGCGCCCATATTCATTACACTGTACCGCCGTCGTCTGTCACAACGCCAACATCCGCTCCGCTGCCATCATCTGTCACAGCGCCCGCGTCCGCTCCGCTGCCATCATCCGTTACCGCGCCGCCGTCCGTCACAGCTCCCGCGTCTGCACCTGTACCGTCATCCACCGTCGCGCCGGAGGTATCCGCACTGCCGGT
This is a stretch of genomic DNA from Marvinbryantia formatexigens DSM 14469. It encodes these proteins:
- a CDS encoding polysaccharide deacetylase family protein; the protein is MKTRKRLFLSLCVLVLALVAPAALAQAKTTNAVKTELVDVRKAVKPQGKWVKRTGGYKFRLASSGKAVKNKWISVDGKVYYVNGSGYRVSGWVKYRGKLYYMDKNGVMQTGWLTVSGKKYYMKPNGVALKKLQKIGDARYYFSPTDASMKKGWVSIGKSKYYFSKIDGRMRTATWVKSDGKYRYVGQDGKMLSSCWVIVGKNKYYVDGDGVRVTGTQYIGNKGYYFKSNGVYDPTVKVKMEVNPNKKMVALTFDDGPGPYTTRLLNCLQKNGAKATFFMVGSSVPNYKSAVKKMVAMGCELGNHSYSHPAFTTLSYSSRRSQVTRTNNNIYNACGKYPTVFRLPYGDGHNSSSVLSSLGLPSIYWSLDTRDWANTGSPQHTVNAVLNNVKNGDIVLMHDIHRSTVDAAETIIPALKKRGFQMVTVSQLAKYKGKTTLRSGKTYYSFK
- a CDS encoding DegV family protein, with translation MKRIAVVTDSNSGITQKEAEQMGIFVLPMPFFINDELYLEGITLTQEEFYERLKGDANINTSQPSPTSVRELWDRVLTEYETLVHIPMSSGLSASCESAQALARDYEGKVYVVDNQRISITQRQSVKDALLLIERGKSAAEIKETLEKMKLEASIYITLETLKYLKKGGRITPAAAALGTILNLKPVLQIQGEKLDAFSKARGKQRAKRIMLDAMHKDFETRFAKEVANGEIALAAAYGGNEEEAQEWLAEIKESFPGMDIHMDPLSLSVACHIGYGPIAIGCARKIV